CCCCGCATGACTCACTGCAGCACGCTGAGCTCCACAGTGGGCAGCTGTGAGGAGGAGACTGCCAGGAGGCAGCTCAGGGGGCGGTCCAGAGGCTGGACACTAACTCAGCTCCTTCAGAATATCTGGGCTTTGCCCCTTAGGAGTTGTGGGTCAGGTCTTGGGTCAGGACCCTGAATAGCTCATGGGGGAGCCAGAGGAACTTGGCTCCAGGCTCCACACCGGAGCTAGCGTGGCAGGGGCCGAGCGCCACCTAGGGCAGCTCCCCAGAATGGCGCTGTGTCTTGGAGGGGAGTGTTGGGTCCCGGGTTTCCCTTCCAAGGTGAAAGGGTGTCCCTACCTGGATAGGTTCATCAGGCGGGGGTGGGGCTGAgtcctgaggctcagggagggccTCACGGTGTCCCTGCTCCTCCTTAAGCCAATGATGGACCGGAACAAGGCAGCCGAGCTCCCCAAGCTGCAGGTCGGCTTCATCGACTTCGTGTGCACGTTCGTGTACAAGGTGAGCAGGAcagcccagggcctggctggGCTTGCAGGGGAGGGGTGAGGCGGGGGCTGCTGTGGGGCTCCTCCCCCCTCAAATCTGCACTTAAACTCGAAATCGTCAGTCTCACCCCAAGGGGGTCCCCTCCCTGTCATTTCCTCAGAAGGATCATGAAATTTCCCACCCAAATCTCTCCTTCCCAGAACGTCCTCCTGCACACCCTGACGTCACACCCCAAACATCCCTTCCCAAACCCCATCTAAAGGCACCCCCATGCAGGGCCCACACAATGCTGTCAAGGCACCAACTGCAGGGTATGTGTGGTGCATCCATTCAGAGTCTGAGCCCTGGGAAGACGGGGGTGGTCTAGCCGCCACCTGGGTGCGCCCAACCCCACAAACacctgggcagagctgggggtaGTGAGATGCAAGCCAAGGACCTGGGACAGGTGCTGGACCTCAGCTCTGGGGACTGACcaaggggtgggggcagagccCTCTGGAAGGTCAGCTGCCACGACTGTTTTCTGCAGTCTCGGGGGCAGACCCCGTACTCCAAGAAGGGTGTTGGGTTCTGACTGCCTTGTACCACTCCCCACCTCCGCCCCCGAGGCCTCGTGCTTCCCTTTACTGAAGCACCAGCTCCCTTTTCTGCCTCCACCAGGGGCTGGGGTCTGTAAGTGCCAGGACACACGTGCTGGTCCTTTGGTTGTCACCACCGGGGCCCACCAGGCCCTCCCTCCCAGGCCTTCCCTGCCTCCATCTACCTGCACAGCCTGTGTGTCCAGGTGTTCAGTGTGAGCATGTGCTCTGTGTGACATGCGATGTATGAGTGAGGGTGAAGGAGCCCCAGGAAGGTGACATGCGAAGCATGAGTGAGGGTGAAGGGGCCCCAGGAAGGTGACATGCAATGTATGAATGACAGTGAAGGGGCCCCAGGACCCACATGTCTGCCCAGCCTTCTCAGCCCCCTGCTAGGGAATGTCCTTTCTGCTTGGATGTTTTCTACTCGATTCTTCAGGACCTCACCCCGCAGCTCCTGTTCCAACCTCAAGGACACAAACCACAAGGCTTTCTCCCTTGTTAGGTCTTTGCTGGGGATGTGGCCTCTCTAACCACCCCACCTCCGGCCCATCCTGCCCAGGAGACACTGGGGGTGTGGTCTGACTTGTTTCCTTTCCAGGAGTTCTCCCGCTTCCACGAGGAGATCCTGCCCATGTTTGACCGACTGCAGAACAACAGGAAGGAGTGGAAGGCTTTGGCCGATGAGTACGAAGCCAAGGTGAAGGCCCTGGAGGACCAGAAGAAAGAGGAGACGACGGCCAAGAAAGGTCTGGGCTCCACTCCAGCCTCAACCAAGGCCACCGGCCCGGCCCTGGCCTGCAGGGGGCGGGTGTGAGGGAACACTTGTCTGGACAAGGCAGCCCTGCAGTCAGTGTACCCGGACTCCGGGCTGCACAGACGGCCACCCCGCCAGATGGAGGCCCATCCCCTAGGAACGGGCTGGCTGACTCAGTGCAGCTGATGAGCCCGGTCTGAAAGGGCCTGCTCGGGGTCCGACTCAGGGATTCTGGAGGGAAGTCACCTTTATAAAGGGGAGGAAAGCCAACTCTTAACAGGTCTTCTGTTCCCATCAATCAGCAGTTCCCTCTTAAGTAGCTCATAAACTATCTACACTCCCACGCCAGCCTCAGAGCTCAAACAGCAGACCCACGGAACCTAAGAAGCAAGCTAGGGGTCAGCACGCGTGGTGTTCCCGTCCCAGATGCAGAGCTTGGTcacctctccaccccacccccagcactgtGGGAGCACGGCTTCACTGTGACCAGCCGGTGTCCCCCAAATCAGCATCCCCGAGCCTTGTTTGTGCTCTGCGACTGTCATCACCATTCTCTGAAATGTCCGCAGGGGAGAGAACCCATAGAAACCAGCCAACTGCGAGGCCACTGCTGGAGCGTCACCAGGAACTAAATTAGGATCGGCTGGGCTAATCTCCTTAGGCAGaccagcccctgccctgcccttcccCCTGCAGGGCGAGTGGAGGCTCTGGGCCACTCGTGGTCCTCGCTCACCATCTGTCTTCTCTTGCAGCGGGCACAGAAATCTGCAACGGCGGCCCAGCACCCCGGTCTTCTACCTGCCGCATCCTCTGAGGTGGTCGGCAGGCCCctgccccacaccccaccccctccctggacTCCACCTCTAACCACTGGTACAAGAGGTTAGGGAGCCTGAGAAAATGACTGAAGACCATTTTGGATACTTTGAACttttttaaggtttgtgtttttaTGAACTAAAGCCAACAATGAATGATCTGAACAGTGAAGCCTACCTTACCCTCATCCAACTTTTGGATACATAATCATACCACCAAGAGATCTTCAAAAAGGGTCTGTGAACTGTGTGTCTGAAAGCACTGGGTGAATGTATTCACAACTGCAcatgtatttatgtgtataaGGGTGGAGAAATAGATACATAGACACCAATTTCCATCTGGTTTAGGAACAAATATATGAATagaaatttagaataaaatcaaaagaaaacatgcTGCTCTTTTTTATGTGGTGGAGGACATTCATTTGTGACCAACCAGAAATCCTGCCAGAAAGGTCCAGGCTGTGAGACCAGTGATCAGAGCTGAGTGATCTGTGCAGAAATAATCTGTTAATAAACGCTGCCCAGGGAGCTGCTCTGAACCTTGCTGAGGGATCCGCACCTGTGGCCTGCCCAAGTCCTCCTGCACCCCTGAGGTTTCCTTCATGGAAGCAACCACACACCTCCAAGGACCAAATGGTTCTGAGCTGGGAAGAAAAGCCAAGTCAGACCCAGACAGAACACACGACTCACACTTGAAATGGGTGCTAAATATCTGATAGAAATAAAGGACTTTAACTTGTAATGTTAACGTCAAAGCAATTGTTTCCAGACACTGGAAATTCCTCTTGGCTACAGCCACGGCCAGTGCTGCAAGGTCACTTGGGTTAAGGCTGGTTCAGATGCCGCTTTCTCCCACGGCTCCCTGCAGCAGCGGGCAGGGGACGCATGGGCCCCCACACAACCCTCAGCTCACAGTGACCCCTGGGGACAAGAGCGTGTGACAGGGGTCCCCCCCAGTTCCCAGAGGGACCCAGTGCCAGTCACCCACCACCCTCAGGAACTCCTAGGGGGCATGCACCCCAGCCTCCCCTTTACTGAGAGCAGGGAAAACAAATGAACTGGGGCTTGAAGCCTAGGAAGTCCACTTCAGGCACAAAGCTGCAATAGCAACTTTTGACACCAGGCCTCATGCAcgcatattaaatatataacatttgtgggctttccaggtggcgtcagtggtaaagaactctcctgccaatgcagaagatgtaagagacaaggggtcatttcctgggtcaggaagatcccttgggggagggcacggcaacccactctggtgttcttttcctggagaatcccatggacagaggagcctggcaggctgcagtcaatagggccgcacagagttggacacgactgaagcaacttggcatgcatacACTGGGCTTGAAGAGGCATAGCCAGCAGGGGCAGAGTTTGCTGTCTGTTCGGGCACAAAGGCCCAGGCCCACTGAAAAGCTAGCTGCACCCCAGCCAAGTCCTCAGGAGGCCACATCCCCTACATGGGGTCAAGAGGAGAAtgtgcaaaaggagaaaagaaatccaaGTTCTACCACTAAGGGCATCAGGACACCCCCACCCCTCTCTTTCCTGCCTGCCCAAGGGTCTGAGCCAGGGCTGAGGGGAGAAGCTCAGCAGCACCCATGATGCTTGGGAGAGCTGCGCCTCTGTTACAAACTGCATTCTTAAGGGCTCCCCTCCTCattcccaccccccagcccccagagcAAGCGATGAAGTTTCTCTGTGTTCCGCCCTGTTTATGTACCAATCACTGAATCATTGAttagtttttctggaatccctctCCATTCACACTGCACATAATCTGAGAAGGTTGGCATACAACTGAGCCTGAGTCCAGAAACCAAACTACTGGGGACAATAAAGGAAAGTCAGAGACCGACAGAGCACAGAAAACTTTATTCATCCACACTGCTCCGGAGAAGGGCAGGCTCACTTCAATATGGTATCCTCTTGGGCTGGAAAGTTAGAAGGAAAACACACTATTACACAGGTACATAGCCCAAAAGGACCACCTTAGATTTTGGGGGTTAAACCATCCAGCGTCTCATCTCATGGAGCCTGGCTATGCTCTGTTGCCACTCTGTCCTCAGCCTTCCTTGACCCGCGGGTCCTCACTAGGACATGCCCCGCAGTCAGGGCGGGTGGAGCCTGGCTCTGGTTGCTGGCCTCTAATGGTGAGAGTCCACCTCTAAGGCCCAGGGGCCGAGCCTCACTAAAGGCAGGTTAGCACCCACACCCCACAAGggctctccttccccacccccagcccaccccgcAAAGGATGGCCCAGGGGCCGGTGGAAATGCAGAAGGCGGCCTTTCCTCTCCACTTGCTGCTCCCTATGAAGCAGCAGCTGTTTCTGAAAACCCAACGCGGGGCGGGGGACAAATCTAGGAGAGCCAGCTGCGTGAGCACCTTCCGCCAGCTCCCGCTCGATGCGCTTCTGCTCATCCCGCTTCTTCTTCTCCTCGGCTGCGAGCCTCCTCTCCTCTTCAGCACGGGGTTTCAGGTAATCTGTCAAAGGAAAGGCCGGGGCGGGGGTGTCCAGTGAACGTTTTCACTGAAGCTCTAAAAGGAATTCAGTTCAGAGGCAAAGCCATCCTCAGGTACACCGTGAGTGCCAGGGGCGCCCGATTCCCACTCTCCTTTACCTGGATGTAGGTAAAGGCCTGATACCCACCTCCTAACGGAGAGCCCGACCCAGAGGGCAGCTACAGGACGCCCGCGGCCACTCCAGGCACCCAGCCGCCCCGCACTCAGTCCTCTGTGCTGCAAGGGGCTGCCCGGCCAACCTCCAACCGGCCGCGCGCGAGGATCCGGCCCTCTCGGGTTTCAGGTCAGGGGCCTCCCACGCCGCCCCTCTCCCGCCCCGGCCGGGGGGCCGCAGACGCCCGCGGACACTCACTGTAGCGCTTGGCGCCGTAGGCCATGCCAAGGAACAGGGCGGAGTAACGGCCGAGCTGTGGGGAAAAGCGGTCAGGGGAGGCAGGGGGCACACCGCCTGGGGGTCTCAGCCCACAGGGGCAGGGTCCCGGGCGCTgagagaggggagggggtgggggtcacACCCGCGGCGTCGCGGCCCGATGGGGGAGTCTCAGCCCACAGGGTCGGGGTCAGGGCGGGGGTCCCCGGCGCTgagagaggggtggggggagcggggaTCACACCCGCGGCGTCGGGGCCCGATGGGGGGGTCGCAGCCCACAGGGTCGGGGTCAGGGCGGGGGTCCCCGGCGCTGAGAGAGGGGTAGGGGGAGCGGGGATCACACTCGCGGCGTCGGGGCCCGATGGGGGGGTCGCAGCCTCCGGGTCAGGGCAGGGGGTGCTGAGAGTCGGGGGCGCCGGGCCGGGGCCTCGAGCCCCACCGAGACGCTCACGCGCTTTGCCCACGCAGAGCCGATCAGCGGCGGCGGCTGCGGGGCCTGGTTCACCTGGATGAGCGGAGAGACCTGCACCGGCGGAACCATCTTGTCCGTGACCCTCGCGCCGGAAGCACAACTCGGACCAAAGATGACGCCACAAGGCCCTAAACACCACGGAGACGCAGACGCAGAGGCGCGGCCGGGCGTGCGCATGCGCCGTCCACAGCTCGAGGACGCCGAGTGCCGAGCCCTGGCGGCCGGAGGGCGAACGGCGCGCGCGCCCGCCCGGTGACGTCATCAGGCGCGGCGCGCGGCGAATCCCGCTTGTGCAGTGGCCGGCTGCGAGTTCGTGTTCCCCGCAGCGGGTGCAACCTTCCTGTCCTCTGACGTTTTCGAACCAGGTTGAGCACAA
The nucleotide sequence above comes from Muntiacus reevesi chromosome 22, mMunRee1.1, whole genome shotgun sequence. Encoded proteins:
- the ATP5ME gene encoding ATP synthase subunit e, mitochondrial isoform X2 codes for the protein MRTPGRASASASPWCLGPCGVIFGPSCASGARVTDKMVPPVQVSPLIQVNQAPQPPPLIGSAWAKRLGRYSALFLGMAYGAKRYNYLKPRAEEERRLAAEEKKKRDEQKRIERELAEAQEDTILK
- the ATP5ME gene encoding ATP synthase subunit e, mitochondrial isoform X1; translation: MRTPGRASASASPWCLGPCGVIFGPSCASGARVTDKMVPPVQVSPLIQVNQAPQPPPLIGSAWAKRVSVSLGRYSALFLGMAYGAKRYNYLKPRAEEERRLAAEEKKKRDEQKRIERELAEAQEDTILK
- the ATP5ME gene encoding ATP synthase subunit e, mitochondrial isoform X3; the protein is MRTPGRASASASPWCLGPCGVIFGPSCASGARVTDKMVPPVQVSPLIQLGRYSALFLGMAYGAKRYNYLKPRAEEERRLAAEEKKKRDEQKRIERELAEAQEDTILK